Proteins from a genomic interval of Quercus lobata isolate SW786 chromosome 11, ValleyOak3.0 Primary Assembly, whole genome shotgun sequence:
- the LOC115967570 gene encoding classical arabinogalactan protein 1-like yields MARFSFVALVLMAVLVGSTLAQSPSQSPSKSPTQAPAPKASAPSPTVRKTPVPAPSPAVVNSPPSPPPASSDSPVSPPSSISTPPAEAPGPAAQSGAVLNRVGFAAGSVAVAVFAAVLVF; encoded by the coding sequence ATGGCTCGCTTTAGCTTTGTGGCTTTGGTTCTAATGGCAGTACTTGTGGGCTCCACCTTAGCCCAGTCTCCTTCACAATCTCCATCAAAGTCGCCAACACAAGCACCTGCTCCTAAAGCTTCAGCGCCGTCACCAACCGTAAGAAAGACTCCAGTGCCTGCTCCATCTCCGGCAGTGGTGAACTCTCCGCCATCTCCTCCTCCGGCTTCTTCCGATTCTCCGGTGAGTCCTCCATCTTCGATTAGTACTCCACCTGCTGAAGCTCCTGGACCGGCGGCTCAGAGCGGTGCCGTTTTGAACAGAGTTGGGTTCGCTGCTGGATCTGTGGCTGTAGCAGTATTCGCTGCCGTTTTGGTGTTTTAG